A genomic window from Nicotiana sylvestris chromosome 11, ASM39365v2, whole genome shotgun sequence includes:
- the LOC138881396 gene encoding uncharacterized protein: MGDSDLIIQQAQGEWETRDVKLLLYRQHVNDLRKWFKSVEFRYHDIKRFLKTKEYLEQASGDQKRTIRRLASGFFLSGEVLYKRTPNLSLLGYMDVQESGEIMNEVHAGAHVDLIHAPPFELHPMLALWSFVAWGMDIIGLIESKASNGHRFILVAIDYFTKWVEASFDEEANGIVEATNKNMKKILRKMIQSSRQSHEKLPFALLGYRTTVRTSVGATPYLLVYGTEAVKPVDVKIPSLRIIIEAEIEDSEWVKTRLEQLTLIDEKRMVAVCHGQLYQQRTARAYNKKVWPRNFEGGQLVLRCILPHHKEAKRKFAPNWKGP; this comes from the exons atgggagattctgacttgattatccaacaagctcaaggtgaatgggaaactcgggatgtcaagcttctTCTATACAGGCAACATGTGAATGATCTTAGAAAATGGTTCAAATCcgtcgagttcag atatcatgatatcaaaagattcttgaaaacaaaggaatatctCGAGCAAGCTAgcggagaccaaaagagaaccattagaaggctcgCCAGTGGCttcttcttgagcggagaggtcttgtacaaaaggactccaaaTCTGAGCCTTCTAGGATATATGGATGTCCAAGAGTCTGGAGAAATTATGAatgaagtgcacgcagga GCACACGttgacctgattcatgcaccaccTTTCGAATTACATCCTATGTTAGCACTGTGgtcatttgttgcttggggtatggatatCATTGGGCTAATAGAatcaaaagcttcaaatgggcacagattcatattagttgccattgactacttcacaaagtgggttgaagca tcatttgatgaggaag CCAATGGTATTGTTGAAGCAACAAACAAAAACATGAAGAAGATCCTCAGGAAAATGATCCAAAGTTCTAGGCAAtcgcatgaaaagttgccttttgcattgttgggatatcgcacaactGTACGCACATCAGTTGGGGCAACACCCTAtttattggtttatggcactgaagccgtaaaACCCGTAGATGTTAAAATTCCATCTCTTCGAATCATCattgaagctgagattgaggatagtgaatgggtcaagacccgtctggaacagttaaccttgattgatgaaaagcgaatggtcgcagtttgccacgggcaattgtatcaacaaagaacggcccgtgcctacaacaagaaagtgtggCCTAGGAACTTTGAAGGGGGCCAGCTTGTTTTGAGATGTATTCTCCCAcatcacaaggaagcaaaacgaAAGTTTGCTCCAAACTGGAAGGGCCCGtag